A stretch of the Ascaphus truei isolate aAscTru1 chromosome 4, aAscTru1.hap1, whole genome shotgun sequence genome encodes the following:
- the LOC142493035 gene encoding ribosomal oxygenase 1-like, giving the protein MDGPRVSAFAVFHATQQQPVQLGPARRTVVARKNKRPVSKLSQKHKLVKKKKLTRPVKDVDVNSIPTPSHPDGLDGEVFTPSRDRSAKKAAKKPKKHNCVGKNERLETPDSRLETVSVSSAKCHIGAPLLTVLEELGKIQNSKDRADSLFKWLISPITPGYFFRDIWEKRPALIRRHNINYYSGLFSTSEFDQILRENNVQFGVNLDITSYTDGKRETHNPPGRALPLVVWDYYQNGCSLRMLNPQTFSLTVWNVLSTLQELFGSMVGANTYLTPAGTQGFAPHYDDIEAFVVQLEGKKHWRVYCPRQNSERLPQFSSVNFSDDDLGEPVLETVLEAGDLLYFPRGFIHQGDCLPDAHSLHITVSSYQRNCWVDLLGKLLPAALQVAAEEDVEFRKGLPVDYLEYMGVQNADVDDPRRGIFLRKVHSLMKKLTEYAPVDGAVDQKAKEFLHDCLPPALTPAEKAHSVHGAPVRWEDGQVRDDLDLLDKATRISLLRSGIVRLCSEGEVCLLYYTMDNSRIYHKEEPKYMEIAQEHVDAVEYLIHSYPKYVTVGSLPCETVDDKLAVATFLLEKGLLMTKENLDKYCS; this is encoded by the exons ATGGATGGCCCACGTGTGTCAGCTTTCGCCGTGTTCCACGCGACCCAGCAACAACCCGTACAGCTGGGGCCCGCGCGCCGG ACGGTCGTGGCGAGGAAGAATAAACGACCCGTCTCCAAGCTGTCGCAAAAGCATAAACTGGTGAAAAAGAAAAAGCTGACGCGTCCCGTAAAGGACGTGGACGTCAACAGCATCCCGACTCCAAGTCATCCAGACGGACTAGATGGAGAGGTTTTCACCCCATCTCGAGACCGCTCCGCTAAAAAGGCAGCGAAAAAGCCCAAAAAACACAATTGTGTTGGGAAAAATGAGAGACTGGAAACACCCGATTCGCGATTGGAGACG GTTTCGGTGAGCAGTGCCAAGTGCCACATTGGCGCTCCCCTCCTGACTGTGCTTGAGGAACTGGGGAAGATCCAGAACAGCAAAGACAGAGCTGACAGCCTCTTCAAGTGGCTGATTTCTCCCATCACTCCGGGTTACTTCTTCAG GGATATTTGGGAAAAAAGACCTGCACTGATCAGACGGCACAATATAAATTACTACAGTGGATTATTCTCCACTTCAGAGTTTGATCAGATTCTCAGAGAA AATAATGTGCAGTTCGGCGTTAACTTGGACATCACCAGCTATACTGACGGCAAGCGAGAGACCCACAATCCCCCTGGCAGAGCTCTGCCCCTGGTTGTGTGGGACTACTACCAG AATGGATGTTCTCTACGGATGTTGAATCCCCAGACGTTCTCCCTCACAGTGTGGAACGTTTTATCCACCCTGCAAGAGCTTTTTGGAAGCATGGTTGGGGCAAACAC GTATCTGACTCCCGCGGGTACTCAGGGATTTGCACCACATTATGATGACATTGAAGCTTTTGTGGTTCAGCTGGAAGGGAAGAAGCACTGGAGAGTTTACTGCCCACG ACAAAACTCTGAACGGCTCCCCCAGTTCTCGAGCG TTAATTTCAGTGACGACGATCTTGGGGAACCCGTTCTGGAGACAGTGCTTGAAGCTGGAGATCTTCTGTATTTCCCCCGAGGTTTTATTCATCAGGGAGACTGCCTTCCCGACGCGCATTCTCTTCACATAACAGTGTCCTCATATCAGCGGAACTGCTGGGTAGATCTACTGGGCAAG CTCCTGCCGGCAGCGCTGCAGGTCGCAGCTGAGGAAGATGTGGAATTTCGGAAGGGGCTTCCAGTGGATTACCTGGAATACATGGGCGTCCAGAATGCCGACGTG GATGACCCACGTAGAGGCATATTTCTGCGAAAGGTTCATTCATTGATGAAAAAATTGACGGAGTACGCCCCAGTGGATGGTGCTGTAGATCAAAAGGCTAAGGAGTTCCTGCATGACTGCTTACCTCCTGCACTTACACCAG CTGAGAAGGCGCACAGTGTACACGGCGCACCAGTGAGGTGGGAGGACGGACAGGTCCGAGACGACTTGGACCTGCTGGACAAAGCGACCCGGATAAGTCTTCTCCGGAGTGGAATTGTGAG ATTATGTAGCGAAGGAGAAGTCTGCCTGTTATATTACACAATGGACAACTCCAGGATATACCACAAGGAGGAGCCAAAGTACATGGAGATAGCGCAGGAG CACGTGGACGCCGTAGAATATCTCATCCATTCCTACCCCAAATATGTGACTGTGGGAAGCCTTCCCTGTGAGACTGTGGATGACAAG